Genomic window (Mustela erminea isolate mMusErm1 chromosome X, mMusErm1.Pri, whole genome shotgun sequence):
aggggcacctgggtggctcagtgggttaaacctctgccttcagttcaggtcatgatctcaggatcctgggattgagccccgcatctggctctctgctcagtggggagtctgctccccacccccaccccccgcccccgcctgcctctctgcctacttgtgatctctctctctgtcaaataaataaataaaatctttaaaaaaaaagaaaaagaaaaaagaaaaaagcgaGAGAGAAGAATGGAGTAAGTTACCATGAGAAATGAGACAATGCTGCAAGAAAGCCAGGAAATGGAGGTTTGGGACCCTCTTACTTAAATCAGGACATTGCCAAGAAGTACTAAAGACTATCTGTTACAGTGATAGGActtagttattttaattattagtttGGGCAAGTTTCCactggtaaactttttttttttttggctaaagtTCTTCTGTGACTCATGgtacatatttttattacttattctATACTGGCTTTATATATGCAGCCCCCATTAATTTATTAGAATTTTGTACATTGAATAAGCTTCAAATATTCTGTAGACTTCTACTCTATAATTAAATGTGGTTTAGAAGAGAACATAGATACCCAGGCAGATAACTTGTTCTTAAGATGTCATTGTCATTGGTTGTCACTGGTAGTTAGTCATTTTAACTAGATATTAATATTCACAGATTTTAAAGTATTACAAATCTCTAGGCTTCCAAATGAGAAAGGGAATAGAGcttagattatttggttttgccTCCTAAGATGCTGGTTCAATTTAAACTGAAACCATACAATTTCAACTTTTACTATTTTCCAGGCTACTAACAACTCAGATTAACTCTAAAATCTTTGCACAATATGAAGTGAGATTAGCCAGTGAAattgtaattttgaaatttagCGTCAGATATTGTCAGATGCTGATCAGATCATCTGAACAGAGCagccactaaaaaaaaattaggagatgGATGGGGAAATTTGAATACTGACTGGATAATTGTTATTAaagaattattgttaatttttaggTGAAATAATGGTAGTGTGtgcatgtacttttttttaagatttttttaaagatttcatttatttatttgacagacagagatcacaagtaggcagagaggcacgcagagagagagtgggggaaacaggttccctgctcagcagagagcccgatgtggggctcgattccaccaccccgagatcatgacccgagccaaaggcagaggattaacccactgagccacccaggcgccccatgtacttgtttttaaagtaatctctacacccaacatggagctcaaactcaaaaccccaagatcaaaactCTGCTCCAttaacagagccagccaggcgccccgtgtgtatgtatttttagaaaagtcATTATCATTAGAGATATAAATGGGAAGGGGAATGGATAAgagtataaatgaaataagattggCTGCATAATGATAACTTGAATCTGAGCAGTGCTTACATGGCATTCATTATCCTGCTCACTCTATCTATCTACTCTTGCGTatgtttgaactttttaaaatagtagacagtttaaaattttaatcagaactttcacttgtattcgtgaattttaaaaagaccaggGTTTTCTAACCCAGAAAAATTCTAACCCTTTatagtttgtctttttaaaaagggcaatACCAGTAGGAAATCAAGTCCATGGCACCTacagtgctttttatttatttatatctattttatttttgttaatgtgaCCTGATTAATTTTATTGagttcagtatttcttttttttttaaagattttatttatttatttgacagagagagttcacaagtaagcagagagtcaggcagagagagagaggggaaagcaggctccccaccgagcagagagcccaatgcggggcttgatcccaggaccctgagatcatgaactgagcctaaggcagaggctttaacccactgagccacccaggtgccccgccatcAGGGTTTTTAAAGGATAATGAGCATCAAATAGTTGGTGTAAGTTTGCTTTTtcacattgtggtttttatttttattgagttcttaGTTATGATGGCTGCTTCTAGGGATGACTGTACTTCATTTTATGTGCAGATAATGGTTATCTCCCTATCACTGTCATCGCTGTTGATTGTGATATCACTGCTACTCACATTGCCACAGAGTAATACATTGTCTCTGTAATCGCCCTTATGACAGGACTTGGAAAAAGACTGCACTTCGCTTGAAACAGGTGAGTTTTGAACATTACTATTCTTTGCCTCAGAAATATTATTGACCAAAGGTTCAGAAGAATTTCTGCAAACAAGGCATTTTTCCTCATAGTATTGACAAGACTTGATTAACCGAGGCCTAGTTGACGTGCCTGCCTTACCTGTCCTTTTTAGATTACGATGTCTAGAGGATCTGGTTAGTTTCTGTAAACTGGATCGCCTGGGTGGTGAGATTTGCTTTTGTGGACTGGGGGGCTTGGCTGTCCTGACTGGATATTGTAGAAGGGCTGGCCAAGGCAGCCTCATTGCCTTATTTGGGTAGGATGAACAGGACTGACTCCCTAGCTTACGGGCATGAACTTGCTTATGGGGCTTTTTTAGATTGTGTGTTCTATCTGACTTTCTAGGGTGGGATGACCTGGATATTTTTTGTGGCCTTGGTGGCTTTTTTACCTTTTCTGGACTAGATGATATACATTGCTTTCCTGGACTCAA
Coding sequences:
- the CXHXorf66 gene encoding uncharacterized protein CXorf66 homolog, which translates into the protein MNLFIYVLLLSIWINSCLNTNQSDGSSTTGAKHVQPTEIKMDNFRRRLLVIVIGIMIIAFVFTCFCFLHYNCMSDDAPKAGTVRKEDVTTKSSRSSKISFSESKIASPCILEKQSVLSSIDKLSVPSSPEKSSIPSSAEKLRRSLSPGKQCISSSPEKVKKPPRPQKISRSSHPRKSDRTHNLKKPHKQVHARKLGSQSCSSYPNKAMRLPWPALLQYPVRTAKPPSPQKQISPPRRSSLQKLTRSSRHRNLKRTGKAGTSTRPRLIKSCQYYEEKCLVCRNSSEPLVNNISEAKNSNVQNSPVSSEVQSFSKSCHKGDYRDNVLLCGNVSSSDITINSDDSDREITIICT